From one Tsukamurella tyrosinosolvens genomic stretch:
- a CDS encoding DinB family protein: MAITPDTKDWTWVIERPCAACGFDPSTVRRDDVADRIARSAVGWDAALARPEARDRPDEATWSVLEYGCHLRDVHRIMRERLGLMLAQDGAAFANWDQDVTAVEDAYGEQDPATVAAELAAEAAAFAAAYRTVGDDDWARTGLRSNGSAFTVESFAIYALHDLEHHRVDVGLAARPAD, encoded by the coding sequence GTGGCGATCACACCGGACACCAAGGACTGGACCTGGGTCATCGAGCGGCCGTGCGCGGCCTGCGGATTCGACCCGTCGACCGTCCGACGTGACGACGTCGCCGACCGAATCGCGCGGTCGGCCGTCGGCTGGGACGCGGCGCTCGCCCGCCCGGAGGCCCGGGACCGGCCCGACGAAGCGACCTGGTCGGTGCTCGAGTACGGCTGCCACCTGCGCGACGTGCACCGGATCATGCGTGAACGCCTGGGGCTGATGCTGGCCCAGGACGGCGCGGCGTTCGCGAACTGGGACCAGGACGTGACCGCCGTCGAGGACGCCTACGGCGAGCAGGACCCCGCCACTGTCGCCGCGGAGCTGGCCGCCGAGGCAGCGGCCTTCGCCGCCGCCTATCGCACCGTGGGCGACGACGACTGGGCGCGGACCGGCCTGCGCTCCAACGGCTCCGCGTTCACCGTCGAGTCGTTCGCGATCTACGCACTGCATGATCTGGAGCACCATCGGGTGGATGTGGGCCTGGCCGCGCGTCCCGCCGACTGA
- a CDS encoding DMT family transporter: MRTIPLQFAALAIAWGSSFLFIKEGLAGLSPTQVTAARMTIGALTLAVVAVGTRAPLIREPRAVAHIAIVAVTLCVVPFTLFAWAEERIDSGLASILNATTPLMTVLVTCVALRSERPTPGQLAGLGVGFAGVLVVLAPWASGGSGAVSGQLACLAATASYGIAFVYLRRFVTPLALRAPSVALYQVGIGAAIIDAWVLVADPHPASATPRVISAMLALGALGTGLAYLWNTNIVAAWGAAAAATVTYLTPVVGVVLGVAVLGERPAWNQPLGGLIVLAGIVLSRRDARPGPHPPDGAPDHAVRRSRTTRR; encoded by the coding sequence ATGCGCACGATCCCGCTGCAGTTCGCCGCCCTCGCCATCGCGTGGGGTTCGAGCTTCCTGTTCATCAAGGAGGGGCTCGCCGGGCTGTCTCCCACGCAGGTCACCGCCGCGCGCATGACGATCGGCGCACTCACGCTCGCCGTCGTCGCGGTCGGCACGCGGGCGCCGCTCATCCGGGAGCCGCGGGCCGTGGCGCACATCGCGATCGTCGCGGTCACGCTGTGCGTCGTGCCCTTCACCCTCTTCGCCTGGGCGGAGGAGCGGATCGATTCGGGGCTCGCGAGCATCCTCAACGCGACGACGCCCCTGATGACAGTGCTGGTCACCTGTGTGGCGCTGCGCTCCGAGCGGCCGACACCCGGCCAACTGGCGGGCCTCGGCGTGGGCTTCGCGGGCGTCCTCGTGGTGCTGGCGCCCTGGGCGTCGGGCGGGTCCGGAGCGGTCTCGGGGCAGCTCGCGTGTCTCGCGGCCACCGCGAGTTACGGCATCGCCTTCGTGTACCTGCGCCGGTTCGTGACCCCGCTCGCGCTGCGGGCCCCGTCGGTCGCGCTGTACCAGGTGGGCATCGGGGCGGCGATCATCGACGCGTGGGTGCTGGTCGCCGACCCGCACCCGGCGAGCGCGACGCCCCGCGTGATCTCCGCGATGCTCGCGCTCGGGGCCCTCGGCACGGGCCTGGCGTACCTGTGGAACACGAACATCGTCGCGGCGTGGGGCGCCGCCGCAGCGGCAACGGTGACCTACCTGACGCCGGTCGTCGGCGTCGTGCTGGGCGTCGCGGTCCTCGGTGAACGGCCGGCGTGGAATCAGCCACTGGGTGGGCTGATCGTCCTCGCGGGGATCGTGCTCAGTCGGCGGGACGCGCGGCCAGGCCCACATCCACCCGATGGTGCTCCAGATCATGCAGTGCGTAGATCGCGAACGACTCGACGGTGA
- a CDS encoding SDR family NAD(P)-dependent oxidoreductase, with protein sequence MAEVAVVTGASSGIGAATARHLVRAGFDVVIGARRVERLEALKADIEAQHPERIVTALPLDVSDVDSVKDFTDAIEKVDVLVNNAGGALGVDRIETADEADWSRMYDINVLSILRVTQALLPKLRASPAASVVTIGSVAALEAYETGAGYNAAKHGARAVTRVLRLELKGEPIRVIEIDPGLVETEFSVVRLGGDQAAADKIYEGVDNLTADDIADAVTWTVTRPPHVNIDSIQIMPRDQVAARNVHRRT encoded by the coding sequence ATGGCTGAAGTCGCCGTCGTCACCGGAGCGAGCAGCGGGATCGGGGCCGCCACCGCGCGGCACCTGGTGCGCGCGGGGTTCGACGTCGTGATCGGGGCCCGCCGCGTCGAGCGGCTGGAGGCGCTCAAGGCCGACATCGAGGCCCAGCATCCCGAGCGGATCGTCACCGCGCTGCCGCTCGACGTCTCGGACGTGGACTCGGTGAAGGACTTCACCGACGCCATCGAGAAGGTCGACGTGCTGGTCAACAACGCCGGCGGCGCGCTCGGCGTGGACCGGATCGAGACCGCCGACGAGGCCGACTGGTCGCGCATGTACGACATCAACGTCCTGTCGATCCTGCGGGTCACCCAGGCGCTGCTGCCCAAGCTGCGGGCGTCGCCGGCCGCGAGCGTCGTGACCATCGGGTCCGTCGCCGCGCTCGAGGCCTACGAAACCGGCGCCGGCTACAACGCCGCCAAGCACGGCGCCCGCGCGGTGACCCGCGTGCTGCGCCTGGAGCTCAAGGGCGAGCCGATCCGCGTCATCGAGATCGACCCGGGCCTCGTGGAGACCGAGTTCTCCGTGGTCCGCCTCGGCGGCGACCAGGCCGCGGCCGACAAGATCTACGAGGGCGTCGACAACCTCACCGCCGACGACATCGCCGACGCCGTGACCTGGACCGTCACCCGCCCGCCGCACGTCAACATCGACTCGATTCAGATCATGCCCCGGGACCAGGTAGCCGCGCGCAACGTGCACCGCCGCACCTAA
- a CDS encoding ABC transporter permease, which translates to MAGEPPLLRVKNAVIEPLPLAVRSWLVRIVALVAFVAVWWLVSGLRLIDETFLPTPKAVWDAAVRASTWHQVAPGVPREVLGEQNYFLWEHLVASLQRIFAGVGAAIIIGPLLGFAMGTSTTINTIIEPYLNFLRALPPLGYIGLLIVWFGIGDTSKIWLLFLAAFPAIAISTVNGVQGVSQDQINAARALGANRLQTIRGVIVPATLPEVINGIRIAVGFAWTTVVAAELNNGIPGVGGLAYLAGQQLNTPLTIACIIVIGVTALLLDSLIKWIGLLAVPWKGKA; encoded by the coding sequence ATGGCAGGGGAGCCCCCGCTACTGAGGGTCAAGAACGCCGTCATCGAACCGCTGCCGCTGGCGGTCAGGTCGTGGCTCGTCCGGATCGTCGCGCTGGTCGCCTTCGTCGCCGTCTGGTGGCTGGTGAGCGGACTGCGGCTGATCGACGAGACCTTCCTGCCCACGCCGAAGGCGGTCTGGGACGCCGCGGTGCGCGCGAGCACCTGGCATCAGGTGGCGCCCGGCGTGCCGCGCGAGGTGCTCGGCGAGCAGAACTACTTCCTCTGGGAGCACCTCGTCGCCAGCCTGCAGCGGATCTTCGCCGGCGTCGGCGCGGCGATCATCATCGGCCCACTGCTGGGCTTCGCGATGGGCACCTCGACGACGATCAACACGATCATCGAGCCCTACCTGAACTTCCTGCGCGCGCTGCCGCCGCTGGGCTACATCGGCCTGCTCATCGTATGGTTCGGCATCGGCGACACGTCGAAGATCTGGCTGCTCTTCCTCGCCGCCTTCCCGGCCATCGCGATCTCGACCGTCAACGGCGTGCAGGGCGTGAGCCAGGACCAGATCAACGCCGCCCGCGCGCTCGGCGCGAACCGGCTGCAGACGATCCGCGGCGTCATCGTCCCGGCCACGCTGCCCGAGGTGATCAACGGCATCCGCATCGCCGTCGGCTTCGCGTGGACCACCGTCGTCGCGGCCGAGCTCAACAACGGCATCCCCGGCGTCGGCGGCCTCGCCTACCTCGCCGGCCAGCAGCTCAACACCCCGCTGACCATCGCCTGCATCATCGTCATCGGCGTCACCGCGCTCCTGCTGGACTCGCTCATCAAGTGGATCGGCCTGCTGGCCGTCCCGTGGAAGGGGAAGGCATGA
- a CDS encoding taurine ABC transporter substrate-binding protein, with translation MNRLKRLARTALVAGTVGLTLTGCIVESGRAEQSRSIGGTTACPVDPDPTVRGTVRIGWQEIPNGDLVVKDTGLLKTCLPNVNVVWSKFASGGDVIQAFGANSLDVGLLGSAPAAKALSAPLNIDMKVIWIQDRIGAAESLVAKDPAIKTVGDLKGKKIAVPFASTAHYSLLTALDKAGVTDAQVINLAPDAIRGAWNGGQIDATYIWEPTLSQLGGTALTTSAQVAEQGAPTYDLEGARGDFVKNNPGFLKAWTAAQGWAANLLNTDPNKAAEHIAGQLGVPLDQVLTQIKGYAYFDAKTQGGPDHLGGQLGADIRRTAEFLLQQGQVQGVGPAQHYTDGVYAAAAQGGTK, from the coding sequence ATGAACCGCCTGAAGCGCCTCGCGCGCACGGCGCTCGTGGCCGGCACCGTCGGCCTCACCCTGACCGGCTGCATCGTCGAATCCGGCCGGGCGGAGCAGTCCCGCTCCATCGGCGGGACCACGGCGTGCCCCGTCGACCCGGACCCGACGGTGCGCGGCACCGTCCGGATCGGCTGGCAGGAGATCCCCAACGGCGATCTCGTCGTCAAGGACACCGGCCTGCTCAAGACGTGCCTGCCCAACGTGAACGTCGTGTGGAGCAAGTTCGCCTCGGGTGGCGACGTCATCCAGGCGTTCGGCGCCAACAGCCTCGACGTGGGCCTGCTCGGCAGCGCGCCCGCCGCAAAGGCGCTCAGCGCGCCGCTGAACATCGACATGAAGGTCATCTGGATCCAGGACCGGATCGGGGCCGCGGAATCGCTGGTCGCGAAGGATCCGGCGATCAAGACCGTCGGCGACCTCAAGGGCAAGAAGATCGCGGTGCCGTTCGCGTCGACCGCGCACTACAGCCTGCTCACCGCCCTGGACAAGGCCGGCGTCACCGACGCGCAGGTCATCAACCTGGCACCCGACGCCATCCGCGGCGCGTGGAACGGCGGGCAGATCGACGCCACCTACATCTGGGAGCCGACGCTGAGCCAACTCGGCGGCACCGCGCTCACCACCAGCGCGCAGGTCGCCGAGCAGGGCGCGCCGACGTACGACCTCGAGGGCGCCCGCGGCGACTTCGTGAAGAACAACCCGGGCTTCCTCAAAGCCTGGACCGCCGCGCAGGGCTGGGCCGCGAACCTGCTGAACACCGACCCGAACAAGGCCGCCGAGCACATCGCGGGCCAGCTCGGCGTGCCGTTGGACCAGGTGCTGACCCAGATCAAGGGTTACGCCTACTTCGACGCGAAGACCCAGGGCGGCCCCGACCACCTGGGCGGGCAGCTCGGCGCCGACATCCGCCGGACCGCCGAGTTCCTGCTCCAGCAGGGCCAGGTGCAGGGCGTGGGCCCGGCGCAGCACTACACCGACGGCGTCTACGCGGCGGCCGCACAGGGGGGAACGAAGTGA
- a CDS encoding ABC transporter ATP-binding protein, which yields MTGTERVELTGLGKTYDTASGQTVALQPTDLTIEPGEFVSIVGPSGCGKTTLLRLIAGFEDPTEGVVEVGGARVTAPSADRGVVFQAPTLYPWLTVRGNVEFGPKVSGVGKAERREQAQKLLDLVGLGDFGDKRPYELSGGMQQRAQIARVLVNDPAIVLMDEPYGALDALTRERLQVDLLKIWREAGKTIVFITHSVEEAVFLSTRVLVMSARPGRVVIDRKVELPGDGPDTVRDPSVTGTPEFQALRTELAAAIYAAHG from the coding sequence GTGACCGGCACGGAACGCGTCGAGCTGACCGGGCTCGGCAAGACCTACGACACCGCCAGCGGGCAGACCGTCGCGCTGCAGCCCACGGACCTGACGATCGAGCCCGGGGAGTTCGTCTCCATCGTCGGGCCGTCGGGCTGCGGCAAGACGACCCTGCTCCGGCTGATCGCCGGCTTCGAGGACCCGACGGAGGGCGTCGTCGAGGTGGGCGGCGCGCGGGTCACGGCACCGTCGGCCGACCGGGGCGTGGTGTTCCAGGCCCCCACCCTGTACCCCTGGCTGACGGTGCGCGGCAACGTCGAGTTCGGGCCCAAGGTGAGCGGCGTGGGCAAGGCCGAGAGACGCGAGCAGGCGCAGAAGCTGCTCGACCTGGTGGGCCTCGGCGACTTCGGCGACAAGCGGCCCTACGAGCTGTCGGGCGGCATGCAGCAGCGCGCGCAGATCGCCCGGGTACTCGTGAACGATCCTGCGATCGTGCTCATGGACGAGCCGTACGGCGCCCTCGACGCGCTGACCCGCGAGCGGCTGCAGGTGGACCTGCTCAAGATCTGGCGGGAGGCGGGCAAGACCATCGTCTTCATCACGCACTCCGTCGAGGAGGCGGTGTTCCTGAGCACCCGCGTGCTGGTGATGAGCGCCCGGCCGGGCCGCGTGGTGATCGACCGCAAGGTCGAGCTGCCGGGCGACGGGCCCGACACCGTGCGCGACCCGTCGGTGACCGGAACGCCCGAGTTCCAAGCCCTGCGTACGGAGCTCGCCGCCGCGATCTACGCCGCACACGGCTGA
- a CDS encoding isoprenyl transferase: MPTDAARKLVSPAYALYERRLVNELTNAYRDGAQRPRHVAVLCDGNRRWARAAGFSDVSHGYRMGAKKIAEMLEWCDEAGIELATIYLLSTENLQRDPDELAALLEIITDVVEEISGPDKNWSVKIVGAMDLLPPDAARRLTAAAEGTKGRTGTHVNVAVGYGGRKEIVDAVQSLLRSELAEGMSGQELVDAVTVEGIDQHLYTKGQPDPDLVIRTSGEQRLSGFLLWQSAYSEIWFTEAYWPEFRRVDFLRALRDYAARHRRFGA, translated from the coding sequence CTGCCCACGGACGCGGCCCGCAAGCTCGTCTCGCCGGCCTACGCGCTCTACGAGCGACGGCTGGTGAACGAGCTCACCAACGCGTACCGCGACGGGGCGCAGCGGCCGCGGCACGTCGCCGTCCTCTGCGACGGCAACCGGCGCTGGGCCCGCGCCGCCGGGTTCAGCGACGTGAGCCACGGCTACCGCATGGGCGCGAAGAAGATCGCCGAGATGCTCGAGTGGTGCGACGAGGCGGGCATCGAGCTCGCCACGATCTACCTGCTCTCCACCGAGAACCTCCAGCGCGATCCCGACGAGCTCGCTGCGCTGCTGGAGATCATCACCGACGTCGTCGAGGAGATCTCCGGCCCGGACAAGAACTGGTCGGTGAAGATCGTCGGCGCGATGGACCTGCTGCCGCCCGACGCCGCGCGCCGGCTCACCGCCGCCGCCGAGGGCACCAAGGGCCGGACGGGCACGCACGTCAACGTGGCCGTCGGGTACGGGGGCCGCAAGGAGATCGTCGACGCCGTGCAGTCGCTGCTGCGCAGCGAGCTCGCCGAGGGGATGTCGGGGCAGGAACTGGTGGACGCGGTCACCGTCGAGGGGATCGACCAGCACCTCTACACGAAGGGGCAGCCCGATCCCGACCTGGTGATCCGGACGTCGGGGGAGCAGCGGCTCTCCGGGTTCCTACTGTGGCAGAGCGCGTACAGCGAGATCTGGTTCACGGAGGCCTACTGGCCCGAGTTCCGTCGCGTCGACTTCCTGCGCGCCCTGCGCGACTACGCCGCGCGGCACCGTCGTTTCGGGGCCTGA
- a CDS encoding oxygenase MpaB family protein has protein sequence MTQLATPESRTDPVRVPERYGPRSQFVDPLGMSGTVAGQWSFLPINGAAFVMQLMHPVIGDIVGEYSVAYTDPVGRAIRSMDSVQRWYFGEDTAIEEGYRLRAQHRPLQMRNAAGKHISALDPEAYGWVIATGTITGIDSLPRSLGRPLTDADVLEIFDDSRKIAAIVQVPDGAVPWEPDAFARYYEDMLPKLIAHPGALRFLDDFAHGHPPLPPEAGPFLRAIEPALTPLGVSVNRAVYLLTVGVLRPEIREILGVTWSRREDLAYRGVTAAIRQAYKVIPERVGYTPLAYYARGKARALRAMKQRDLPDFTAFQRERASAAGCPFG, from the coding sequence ATGACCCAGCTGGCGACACCCGAGAGCCGTACCGACCCCGTCCGAGTGCCCGAGCGCTACGGACCCCGATCGCAGTTCGTCGACCCCCTGGGGATGAGCGGCACCGTCGCCGGGCAGTGGTCCTTCCTGCCGATCAACGGCGCGGCGTTCGTGATGCAGCTGATGCATCCCGTGATCGGCGACATCGTGGGGGAGTACAGCGTGGCGTACACCGACCCGGTCGGCCGCGCCATCCGCTCGATGGACTCCGTGCAGCGCTGGTACTTCGGCGAGGACACGGCCATCGAGGAGGGCTACCGGCTGCGCGCCCAGCACCGGCCGCTGCAGATGCGCAACGCCGCGGGCAAGCACATCAGTGCGCTCGACCCCGAGGCCTACGGCTGGGTGATCGCCACCGGCACGATCACCGGGATCGACTCCCTCCCGCGCAGCCTGGGCCGGCCGCTCACCGACGCGGACGTCCTCGAGATCTTCGACGACTCGCGCAAGATCGCCGCGATCGTCCAGGTGCCCGACGGTGCCGTCCCCTGGGAACCGGACGCCTTCGCGCGGTACTACGAGGACATGCTCCCGAAGCTCATCGCGCATCCCGGTGCGCTGCGATTCCTCGACGACTTCGCGCACGGCCATCCTCCGCTCCCGCCCGAGGCGGGCCCCTTCCTGCGCGCGATCGAACCCGCGCTCACGCCGCTCGGGGTCTCCGTGAACCGGGCCGTGTACCTGCTCACCGTGGGCGTGCTGCGCCCCGAGATCCGCGAGATCCTGGGCGTGACGTGGAGCCGCCGGGAGGACCTCGCCTATCGCGGCGTCACCGCTGCGATCCGCCAGGCCTACAAGGTGATCCCCGAGCGCGTCGGCTACACGCCGCTGGCCTACTACGCCCGTGGGAAGGCGCGCGCGCTGCGCGCGATGAAGCAGCGGGATCTCCCGGACTTCACCGCCTTCCAGCGCGAGCGCGCGTCCGCCGCGGGCTGCCCGTTCGGCTGA
- a CDS encoding TetR/AcrR family transcriptional regulator yields the protein MTRPGASLSELLLQAGAHTDVSDADAGVYRAALKVLGATGTRRTTVEAIAAECGMSRMTLFRRFGSKDEILAAALAWSLNRLFAQTMDVVAATPDVAERIQEVFVLCCRFGRSLLPTSSPDERAALFADERLDPVGHGIRFITAIMAQEQEAGNVPAGDTEIRADALVRITAACFAIAPAPFDLEDDDAARAYARAALVPLVR from the coding sequence ATGACCCGCCCCGGAGCGTCCCTGTCCGAGCTGCTGCTCCAGGCGGGTGCGCACACCGACGTCAGCGACGCCGATGCCGGCGTCTACCGCGCGGCGCTGAAGGTCCTCGGGGCCACCGGGACCCGGCGCACCACCGTCGAGGCGATCGCCGCCGAGTGCGGAATGAGCCGGATGACGCTGTTCCGCCGCTTCGGCTCCAAGGACGAGATCCTGGCCGCCGCGCTCGCCTGGTCCCTGAACCGCCTCTTCGCGCAGACGATGGACGTGGTGGCGGCGACTCCCGACGTCGCCGAGCGGATCCAGGAGGTCTTCGTGCTGTGCTGCCGGTTCGGCCGCTCCCTCCTGCCCACCTCGTCGCCCGACGAGCGCGCCGCGTTGTTCGCCGATGAGCGCCTCGATCCCGTCGGCCACGGCATCCGGTTCATCACCGCGATCATGGCCCAGGAGCAGGAGGCCGGGAACGTGCCCGCGGGCGATACCGAGATCCGGGCCGACGCGCTGGTCCGGATCACGGCCGCGTGCTTCGCGATCGCGCCCGCACCGTTTGATCTCGAGGACGACGACGCCGCGCGCGCCTACGCCCGCGCGGCGCTCGTCCCCCTGGTGCGGTGA
- the coaA gene encoding type I pantothenate kinase: MPRPVSEPSPYIELDRAQWRELRQSTPLSLTEADLSDLRGLGEQIDLAEVAEVYLPVSRLIHLQVAARQRLYAATATFLGEQRHNAQVPFVIGVAGSVAVGKSTTARVLQALLARWDSHPRVDLVTTDGFLHPTAELERRGIMHRKGFPESYDRRALLRFVTTVKSGAEDATAPMYSHQLYDIVPGEFIHVRRPDILIVEGLNVLQTGPRLMVSDLFDFSVYVDARIEDIERWYVDRFLSMRTTSFADPASHFHHYAGLSDTEARDRAEGIWAGINRPNLVQNILPTRPRATLVLRKDSDHSINRVRLRKL; the protein is encoded by the coding sequence GTGCCTCGTCCGGTGAGCGAACCGAGCCCGTACATCGAGCTCGACCGCGCTCAGTGGCGCGAGCTCCGACAGTCGACGCCGCTGTCGCTGACCGAGGCGGACCTGTCCGACCTCCGCGGCCTGGGCGAGCAGATCGACCTCGCCGAGGTCGCCGAGGTCTACCTCCCCGTCTCCCGCCTCATCCACCTGCAGGTCGCCGCGCGGCAGCGGCTCTACGCCGCGACCGCGACCTTCCTCGGCGAGCAGCGGCACAACGCGCAGGTCCCCTTCGTCATCGGCGTGGCCGGCTCGGTCGCGGTCGGCAAGTCCACGACGGCCCGCGTGCTGCAGGCGCTGCTCGCGCGCTGGGACTCGCACCCCCGCGTGGACCTGGTGACCACCGACGGCTTCCTGCACCCCACCGCGGAGCTGGAGCGACGGGGCATCATGCACCGCAAGGGCTTCCCCGAGTCCTACGACCGGCGCGCGCTGCTCCGCTTCGTGACCACGGTGAAGTCGGGCGCGGAGGACGCGACGGCGCCCATGTACTCGCACCAGCTCTACGACATCGTGCCCGGCGAGTTCATCCACGTCCGCCGGCCCGACATCCTCATCGTCGAGGGGCTCAACGTGCTCCAGACCGGCCCGCGGCTCATGGTCTCGGACCTGTTCGACTTCTCGGTGTACGTCGACGCGCGGATCGAGGACATCGAGCGCTGGTACGTCGACCGGTTCCTGTCGATGCGGACGACGTCCTTCGCGGACCCCGCCTCGCACTTCCATCACTACGCCGGGCTCTCCGATACCGAGGCGCGCGACCGGGCCGAGGGCATCTGGGCGGGCATCAACCGCCCGAACCTGGTGCAGAACATCCTGCCCACGCGCCCGCGCGCGACGCTGGTGCTGCGCAAGGACTCCGACCACTCGATCAACCGCGTTCGGCTGCGCAAGCTCTGA
- the glyA gene encoding serine hydroxymethyltransferase: MSDSSVNSASLAELDPEVAAAMNGELARQRDTLEMIASENFVPRAVLQAQGSVLTNKYAEGYPGRRYYGGCEYVDVVEDLARNRAKELFGADFANVQPHSGAQANAAVLQALMEPGETLMGLDLAHGGHLTHGMRLNFSGKLYENVFYGVSKEDHRVDMDEVRKIALDTKPKVIVAGWSAYPRQLDFAAFRSIADEVGAHLWVDMAHFAGLVAAGLHPSPVPHADVVSSTVHKTLGGPRSGIILAKQEWAKKLNSAVFPGQQGGPLMHVIAAKAVALKVAGTEEFREKQQRTLDGAKILADRLNGKDVADAGVTVLTGGTDVHLVLVDLRNSDLDGQQAEDLLHEVGITVNRNAVPFDPRPPMVTSGLRIGTAALASRGFGEKEFTEVADIIGTALAQGKAADTAALRARVSALALEVPLYEGLEDWGLLSR; this comes from the coding sequence ATGAGCGATTCCAGCGTGAACTCCGCGTCCCTGGCCGAACTCGATCCCGAGGTCGCGGCCGCCATGAACGGCGAGCTCGCGCGGCAGCGCGACACGCTGGAGATGATCGCCTCGGAGAACTTCGTGCCGCGCGCCGTGCTGCAGGCGCAGGGGTCCGTGCTCACCAACAAGTACGCCGAGGGCTACCCCGGCCGCCGCTACTACGGCGGCTGCGAGTACGTCGACGTGGTCGAGGATCTCGCCCGCAACCGGGCCAAGGAGCTCTTCGGCGCAGACTTCGCCAACGTCCAGCCGCACTCGGGCGCGCAGGCCAACGCGGCCGTGCTGCAGGCGCTCATGGAGCCGGGCGAGACGCTCATGGGCCTCGACCTCGCGCACGGCGGTCACCTCACGCACGGCATGCGCCTGAACTTCTCCGGCAAGCTCTACGAGAACGTCTTCTACGGCGTCTCCAAGGAGGACCACCGGGTCGACATGGACGAGGTGCGCAAGATCGCCCTCGACACCAAGCCCAAGGTGATCGTCGCCGGCTGGTCCGCGTACCCGCGGCAGCTCGACTTCGCGGCCTTCCGCTCGATCGCCGACGAGGTGGGCGCCCACCTCTGGGTCGACATGGCGCACTTCGCCGGTCTCGTCGCCGCGGGCCTGCACCCCAGCCCCGTCCCGCACGCCGACGTCGTGTCGAGCACCGTGCACAAGACCCTCGGCGGCCCCCGCTCCGGCATCATCCTGGCGAAGCAGGAGTGGGCCAAGAAGCTCAACTCCGCGGTCTTCCCCGGCCAGCAGGGCGGCCCGCTCATGCACGTGATCGCGGCCAAGGCCGTCGCACTCAAGGTCGCGGGCACGGAGGAGTTCCGCGAGAAGCAGCAGCGCACGCTCGACGGTGCCAAGATCCTCGCCGACCGCCTGAACGGCAAGGACGTGGCCGACGCCGGCGTCACCGTCCTCACCGGCGGCACCGACGTGCACCTCGTGCTCGTCGACCTGCGCAACAGTGATCTCGATGGCCAGCAGGCCGAGGACCTCCTCCACGAGGTGGGCATCACCGTCAACCGCAACGCCGTGCCCTTCGACCCGCGCCCGCCGATGGTCACCTCCGGCCTGCGGATCGGCACCGCCGCCCTCGCGAGCCGCGGCTTCGGTGAGAAGGAGTTCACCGAGGTCGCCGACATCATCGGCACCGCCCTCGCGCAGGGCAAGGCCGCCGACACCGCAGCGTTGCGCGCCCGCGTCTCCGCCCTGGCGCTCGAGGTCCCGCTGTACGAGGGCCTCGAGGACTGGGGACTGCTCTCGCGCTGA
- a CDS encoding acyl-ACP desaturase: protein MTSSTSEDDLTLAIDKALPDIRAAYVEAGDAWQPHDFVPWDDGRNYAFLGGEDFVPADVKVDAVVSNGLILGLLTKDHLPSFHRLLAQHHLIESDWGKFVGHWTAEENRHGIALRDHVVVSRTCDVEQLEMWRLEAVTRGYRQYEGTRDEIHIAEQIAMVIVHEALSADYFDRLADYAETAEGTPAGLVTTLRKVANDDRVQQQYWTELLTVALDVNEGHVKDALLGQARLASPIGAETADGLDEARRIVTEAGISSPERDREILNGLLATWGLAL from the coding sequence GTGACTTCCAGCACTTCAGAGGACGACCTGACGCTCGCCATCGACAAGGCGCTGCCGGACATCCGCGCGGCTTACGTCGAGGCCGGCGACGCCTGGCAGCCGCACGACTTCGTCCCGTGGGACGACGGCCGCAACTACGCCTTCCTCGGCGGCGAGGACTTCGTCCCCGCCGACGTCAAGGTCGACGCGGTGGTCAGCAACGGCCTCATCCTGGGCCTGCTGACCAAGGACCACCTGCCGTCCTTCCACCGCCTGCTGGCGCAGCACCACCTCATCGAGTCGGACTGGGGCAAGTTCGTCGGCCACTGGACCGCCGAGGAGAACCGCCACGGCATCGCCCTGCGCGACCACGTCGTGGTCAGCCGCACCTGCGACGTCGAGCAGCTGGAGATGTGGCGCCTCGAGGCGGTGACCCGCGGCTACCGCCAGTACGAGGGCACCCGCGACGAGATCCACATCGCCGAGCAGATCGCCATGGTGATCGTCCACGAGGCGCTCTCCGCGGACTACTTCGACCGCCTCGCCGACTACGCCGAGACCGCCGAGGGCACGCCCGCCGGCCTGGTCACCACGCTCCGCAAGGTCGCGAACGACGACCGCGTGCAGCAGCAGTACTGGACCGAGCTGCTGACCGTCGCGCTCGACGTCAACGAGGGCCACGTCAAGGACGCCCTCCTCGGCCAGGCGCGCCTCGCGTCGCCGATCGGGGCCGAGACCGCCGACGGCCTGGACGAGGCCCGGCGCATCGTCACCGAGGCCGGTATCAGCTCGCCCGAGCGCGACCGCGAGATCCTCAACGGCCTCCTCGCGACCTGGGGTCTGGCCCTGTAA